The sequence ACATTCAAAAGTCAACAAAATTGTTAGGACGTGTGTCCGAATACAAGTACTTATTTATTCTACTTTCACTGTCCttttgtacaattttttttttttctttgggtaaGAAATTCGTTACCAGAAATACCAATATTAAAATGTACATCTAAAAGATCATCCATTACTTgatatatataacacatatattcatatcagaAAAGACCATGAAAACTATTTATTCCAACGAAAAGAGAACCACATAGCATAAAAGTAACCGAAAgaccaaaacaaacaaaaggaaGCGACCACAGCCACAACATTTaataacaacagcaacaacaataataataatagcgacAGATAATGAAAAAGATCATCAACAAGATGTCTTATTTGGATTAAGTGATTAGTTCCTCTCGAGTCTTCCTGAAGAGCTTGTGCTGAATGTGCTGATCAAAAGTGCGAGGTGGAAACAGCGGAGATTCAGTCTCGGAAACAACCTCGGGCAGCGGTTTCAGAATGATCTTATCCTTTGGCGGTTCACAGAAAACAGCCCAAGAAATCCTAACCTTCTCTTTGTTCACAAGTCCTCTATGAAGaatgcttttgtatttcttGTTGCTCAAGATTTCAATGGTATCTCCAATATGCATGATAATGGAGTTGGGAACACATTTCGCTGTAACCCAATTTCCTTGGTAGAAAAGTTGTAGGCCGGGTACCATATTGTGGAGGATAAAAGTGAGTGCACTTATATCAGTATGTGCTTCAACACCTAAAGCTAGTTCTGGCTGCGGACATTTTGGATAGTAGTTTATCTTCATCTGAAGTAAAAGTTCTTCCATACCACCCACTTCCTTCTCTAATCTCCCTTCTTCAAGTCCCAAACCGAGGGATAGCACGGACAGTACCTTCGTCGCTAGTCCTCTCAGTAGCCTCGCATACTCGCTCGTTGCCTCtctgcataaaaaaataaataaaataaaaaagtattaaaaaaaaaaataaaaagaaacaaaaaaaatatatatatatatatatatatatattttgatatatgttGACCTAGGTGATAAcggattttaagattttggaaACTTACATATAATCTGAAGGGGTTCTGGGCCAGATGGACAAGTTTCGCTTGTCTTCAGGATAAATACGGTGGAAGAAATAGTCTTCCCATTCGAGCTGGCCGCTAGCATTATTAGCAAGCTTACTTCCATAGCCTTGGATTTTCCCCGAAACCTGATCGTTTgcgtatttttctttttcttcaattgGTTGGTCGAAGAAAGCTTGGCCAGCTTTCTTGACGCGTTCGATGAGATCGTCGGGAATTCCATGGTTAACAAGGTGCATGACACCCCAATCCATGGCCGCTTTCTTCAACTCCTCTTTGCATTTGTCTCTTACTGCTTCGTCCATGGAGTCAATGTCTTTTAAGTCGATTGTTGGAACTTGAGGAccttctatttttttctcttcctcgAAGATATTACCAATGCTGGTAAGCTCTTCTTGGGGTCTCACATACTCTTTTGGGATCGATTGAATCCCACTGCTTGACAAGGTCTCAACTCTTGGAACAATACCAAAAGTTACCATGTTTGTCAACAAAaatcttctttcttttgtttcaatctgtctctctttttctttgatatgtctctcaagcttaatttttttcctcaacCACTAGACAAAGACACTGAGTTTTCTCTAATTTGCGTTGATAATTTGCTGCTTCTTCAATGGTTTATATAAAGGAGCGGAGCCACATTGTGGCTTGACGTGGCCATGACCCCTGCCACtgggaaaaatatatttttctttattacgtactttatgtatatatttttcatttatttatcttatGTAACCTTGTAACCCTCCACGTCAACTCATTTCTCTTTTTGATTCCTACTTTATCCTCAGTTGAGacttttttaacataatattatttaatttagtacgTCTTTATTATCTTTCCTTATAAATGTTTCACTTAATTTCTTATCCACCACATGaatatctataaatatttttttaaatattggtcACCGTTGTTTAAATAAGCCTTCAATAATGCCAGAGCAATTAAATTTAGTGctgtattgttttttattttcatttttttcttctaaattgtGTATAATTTACTTAATTCAATTGTTTGTTAATGGTAATTAGTGAAAGTTAGTATTTGTTAGATATATTAATTGgttataaaagtgaaaaaaaaaaatcacaatttcGATTTGTgttttatatgtttaattttttttttcttcttagatTTATAGTTAAATTTGTTTCGATATATAATTTTGGGTGGCAATTCTAGATGGTAATTGAGGGTTGAAACCCGTCAAATCTGATTGTGACAAAGTTACGTGAAAAAGAAATGGTTGGTTTATCTGGAAATTTATTGCGTAGACACGAAATCACGTGACTAGCTAACTAGctaccatagaatttccatgaACATTGTCAGCATTCGGAGACTAGAGATGGAATATTGACTGGAAGCTTTCCTATATAGCACGTTGGTTGGTAACCGTCATAAGGATGATGTCGTTCGCTTTCGTTTCAAATTCCTATTTTGAACGATTTTTCTGGACGAcctttcaatttcatttcttgaaacttcatcaatttctttttcttcttacaACATATTAATTTTGCAGATGCTCCAAAAAGGAACAAATGTATTAATTGGCGGAGAAGTCATTGTCTATTGGCAATAAGGGCTTATTTGGAGAAGTGTCACATCCAAAAATTTTGTTTGGAGGCACACttgaataatgaaatatatatattttttaaagtgcAAGTAATATAAATTGTTGCGGCCGAGGTCGCAGTTGGGCTGGCATTAGCCATGCCTCTGTCCATCTCCACCTAGGTTCGAGCAGGGGTTGTGGGATTCtaagcggaaaaaaaaaaaaaaaaaaaagtaatataaattGTTACATAACTATTAACTAAtagttatgtattttttaaaatttaataaattctaaattaggATTCAATTATTTGCTACGACTTTAAATCAAATctaaattaactttttattttaaatgattttaactTCTATGTAAAATTGAGAAGGTAACTAtacggagaaaaaaaaaaaaagccttctattcaaaattttatttgctaCTACTttaaatcaaatctaaataaacattttttttaaatgattttaactTCTATGTAAAATTGAGAAGGTAACTAtacgaacaaaaaaaaaaaaaaaaaaaccgtctattcaaaattaaaataggaTTTTGACTGTATAAGCActaacaattatataaaaatggaaaacttAAGTAGATTTTTGTTATAACCAATTTTACATAATTTCTATACAAAAAATAGCTATAAAAAGGgtgaaaaataacattttccaaaagaaaatttctaaataaagaatacaagattattacaaaaaaatataaagagtacaagacataatttaaaattaaaaaggggcactatttacta comes from Ziziphus jujuba cultivar Dongzao chromosome 6, ASM3175591v1 and encodes:
- the LOC107433556 gene encoding leucoanthocyanidin dioxygenase, producing the protein MVTFGIVPRVETLSSSGIQSIPKEYVRPQEELTSIGNIFEEEKKIEGPQVPTIDLKDIDSMDEAVRDKCKEELKKAAMDWGVMHLVNHGIPDDLIERVKKAGQAFFDQPIEEKEKYANDQVSGKIQGYGSKLANNASGQLEWEDYFFHRIYPEDKRNLSIWPRTPSDYIEATSEYARLLRGLATKVLSVLSLGLGLEEGRLEKEVGGMEELLLQMKINYYPKCPQPELALGVEAHTDISALTFILHNMVPGLQLFYQGNWVTAKCVPNSIIMHIGDTIEILSNKKYKSILHRGLVNKEKVRISWAVFCEPPKDKIILKPLPEVVSETESPLFPPRTFDQHIQHKLFRKTREELIT